GGCATGGTGTCTATTGGAAAAATCATTTTTCGACCATTGGACTCGTCGGTATGAACGAAGCCTGCCTCAATCTCTTTGGCAGGAACATCGCCACTCCAAAGGGCAGCGCTTTTGCGGCAAAAACTCTTAAATTCATGCGCGATCGCCTCATCAGTTATCAACAGGAAACCGGCCATCACTATAACCTCGAGGCCTCACCCGCCGAAGGCACCTCAATGAGACTTGCACTTAAGGACCAAGAGAAATATCCGGGAATTGTTGCGGCAAATTCATCAGAAGTGCTTCAAGGCGGTGTACCCTATTACACAAACAGTACACATTTGCCGGTCAACTTTTCTGACGATCCATTTGAAATACTTTCCCTTCAGGAGGAAACCCAATGTCTCTACACTGGCGGAACCGTCATCCATCTTTTCCTTGGAGAACGAGTCAGCGATCCGACTGCAGTGAGGGAATTCGTCAAGGCTGTCGCAAGTAATTATCGATTGCCCTATTTTTCACTTACACCGACGTTCAGCGTTTGTCCCCAACATGGATATATCGCTGGCGAACATCATGATTGTCCACATTGTGGTACTGAAAGTGAAGTCTACTCACGGATCGTAGGCTATCTACGCCCTCTTTCACAATGGAACGACGGCAAACAAGCAGAGTTTCGGCATCGCAGCAGACTTCAGGTCGATTCAGATCAACTACCGCATCAACGCCCTGAAACATTGCTCCAGGCACAGTTACTTTAACCACATACAATGAAATGCCCCACAGTAAAACCACCTCAAGGCTGAGGAAGCGGCAATCACCTCTTTCTGCTTCATGTCCTTCTCATTTGCAAAAAGAATCCTGCATTAAGATTGGCGGTATCCTGTGTAATTCGTTAATCGATTTCCCAGGCCGCCCTGCATTGGTTATATTTATGCAGGGATGCGACTGGCGTTGCCCCTACTGTCACAATGCACGACTCATACCAGAGGATGCAGAGGACACCGTAGACGAAGACAACGTCTTTGAGATACTTCGAGAACGCCCACAGGCTATGCGCAATCTTGTTGTAACCGGTGGTGAACCAACAAAACAGGACGGCCTGCTTCGCTTTCTTGAGAAAGCAAAAATGCGCGATATCCCTGTGAAACTCGACACCAATGGAAGCAATCCCAATGCACTCCGACAGGTGATTGAAAAAGATCTCGTCGCTTATGTCGCACTTGATGTAAAAGGCCCGGTCGAACGCTATGCACGGTACTGTGGCACTGGTCACTGCGGTGATGCCATCACTGAAAGTATTTGTATCTTACTGGAAAATCGCATTGACTATGAGTTCCGCACCACGGTTGTTCCTGCACTGCATAGCCCAAAAGATTTCGAATCAATCGGGCGAATGCTCAAAGGCGGACGTCATCTTTTCCTGCAACCCTTTCGTTCTCGACACGCCCTCCGAGCAAGACTTCGGCTGAGCCGCGAACCTTCTCCCGAGTTCATAGATGTCTGCGCCGACTACGCACGCCGCTGGATACCCACAACAATTCGCTGGTGAAGATGGCATGAAAGGTCGAAGTAGCATTTATGAAGATACATTCTAGCTAAGCAAATTGATTCATTGAACAGTAAAGTTCATTATTCTGATTGAGGAACTTCACTTACTTAAGCCCTCTTTTTCTGTTTTCAGTAAAGAAACAGTCAAAGCTGTGTTAAAGAAATCATATGAGATTCATATACTAGGGTGAAATCGTTATAAAATTGTAATTAACTTGCCTGTAGCTGGCTAGAGTTTGCAATAAAATGTCAGACCGTATATAGGTATAAT
The Rubellicoccus peritrichatus DNA segment above includes these coding regions:
- a CDS encoding anaerobic ribonucleoside-triphosphate reductase activating protein — protein: MPHSKTTSRLRKRQSPLSASCPSHLQKESCIKIGGILCNSLIDFPGRPALVIFMQGCDWRCPYCHNARLIPEDAEDTVDEDNVFEILRERPQAMRNLVVTGGEPTKQDGLLRFLEKAKMRDIPVKLDTNGSNPNALRQVIEKDLVAYVALDVKGPVERYARYCGTGHCGDAITESICILLENRIDYEFRTTVVPALHSPKDFESIGRMLKGGRHLFLQPFRSRHALRARLRLSREPSPEFIDVCADYARRWIPTTIRW